The Nocardia sp. BMG111209 genome includes a window with the following:
- a CDS encoding DUF3558 domain-containing protein encodes MFVRMGCRRRARASRVGRSRSGGGEPADPGDLVCRTGAEGIRMNGWGRVLGSVCVLGVVGSGLMGCGKDGGGGTAASGAVGSSPALPPAPTGFDPCSDVLKPVLDSEQLHGKERDDSNGNGGTQWRGCVWVQSDGYSVSIRTTNITLPMVRANTGFKIAEELNLGGRVAITYHDSDATDLRHDCLLDVEIKGGSLSFSLDNPASRRKTGDSDTCEIAKSLAGKVVPLIPASA; translated from the coding sequence ATGTTCGTTCGGATGGGTTGCAGGCGTCGCGCGCGGGCGAGTAGGGTCGGCCGCAGCCGATCTGGGGGCGGAGAGCCGGCCGACCCTGGTGACCTGGTCTGTCGTACCGGCGCCGAGGGGATTCGCATGAACGGTTGGGGGCGGGTTCTCGGGAGTGTTTGTGTGCTCGGTGTGGTGGGGAGTGGGTTGATGGGGTGTGGGAAGGATGGGGGTGGGGGGACGGCTGCGAGTGGTGCGGTGGGGTCTTCCCCGGCGTTGCCGCCTGCGCCGACGGGGTTCGATCCATGTTCGGATGTGTTGAAACCGGTACTGGATTCGGAGCAATTGCACGGCAAGGAAAGAGACGATTCCAACGGTAACGGTGGTACGCAGTGGAGGGGGTGTGTGTGGGTACAGTCCGACGGGTATTCCGTCTCGATTCGCACAACGAACATTACGCTTCCAATGGTCCGCGCGAATACCGGTTTCAAAATCGCCGAGGAGTTGAACCTCGGTGGCCGGGTGGCGATCACGTATCACGACAGCGACGCCACCGACCTGCGGCACGACTGCCTGCTCGATGTCGAAATCAAAGGTGGGAGTCTTTCGTTCTCACTGGACAATCCGGCATCCCGTCGCAAGACAGGCGATTCGGATACGTGTGAGATTGCGAAAAGCCTTGCCGGTAAAGTTGTTCCGCTGATCCCGGCATCGGCCTGA
- a CDS encoding MDR family MFS transporter, whose translation MAGAHAAQTSSSRVVVFLTIMLGMLMAALDQTIVSTALPTIVADLGGAGHMAWVVTSYLLAEAVTTALAGKFGDLFGRKRVFQVSGLIFIIGSIVAGMAHGMFLLIVARAIQGVGAGGLMVTSMALIADVIPLRDRGKYQGAMGAVFGVTTVLGPTLGGLFTDHISWRWCFYVNVPVALVMLVVAARTIPAMRAVQRPVIDYLGIALVAVGVSCLILALEWGGNEYPWKSATIIGLFVVAAILLAAFVFVELRAAEPMLPMHLFRSNVVTVCSVLSFIVGFAMLGAMTYLPAYLQFVNGVTATASGIRTLPLVVGLFTTSILSGQVVGRTGRYKIFPIIGTAVMGVGLYLMSTMGRSTGVWKESLYMLILGLGIGLSMQVLTIVVQNTVPYADLGTATSAVTFFRTLGSTFGTAIFGTLYNNRIGPNLRGALAEVPQVPPAAAQNPQLLRRLPAAEAMPIIDAYAATIDYVFRWVLPVIVLGFLVAWFLKQVPLRDSARAEASDVGTGFSMPESPDRLVLLENALGALLRKVRTHEVPAPNLLSLAGSSLSPGQAWVLGQVRKYNRVRGHVTLVDIARSHHMPPDVLQPAFGRAVHEGRIEFFGDRIEFTPAGQAESDRLRAALRDWVGGQLKDWDCPDADDRALLDRAMDNIAARMLDEEEDQLRIAA comes from the coding sequence ATGGCCGGTGCCCACGCAGCGCAGACGAGCTCGAGCCGGGTCGTGGTGTTCCTCACCATCATGCTCGGCATGTTGATGGCCGCACTCGACCAGACCATCGTCTCCACGGCGCTGCCGACGATTGTGGCCGACCTCGGCGGGGCGGGCCACATGGCGTGGGTGGTGACCTCGTACCTGCTGGCCGAGGCGGTCACCACGGCACTGGCCGGTAAATTCGGCGACCTGTTCGGCCGCAAACGGGTGTTCCAGGTCAGCGGGCTGATCTTCATCATCGGCTCGATCGTGGCGGGTATGGCACACGGAATGTTCCTGCTCATCGTGGCCCGCGCGATCCAGGGGGTGGGCGCCGGCGGCCTGATGGTCACCTCGATGGCGCTGATCGCCGACGTCATCCCGCTGCGCGACCGCGGCAAATATCAGGGTGCGATGGGTGCGGTGTTCGGCGTCACGACCGTGCTCGGGCCGACGCTGGGCGGACTGTTCACCGACCACATCAGCTGGCGCTGGTGCTTCTACGTCAATGTGCCGGTGGCGCTGGTCATGCTGGTGGTCGCGGCCCGGACCATTCCGGCGATGCGGGCCGTGCAGCGTCCGGTGATCGACTACCTCGGTATCGCGCTGGTCGCCGTCGGCGTCAGTTGCCTGATCCTCGCGCTGGAATGGGGCGGGAACGAATATCCGTGGAAGTCGGCGACGATCATCGGATTGTTCGTCGTGGCCGCGATCCTGTTGGCGGCCTTCGTCTTCGTGGAATTGCGGGCCGCGGAACCGATGCTGCCGATGCATCTGTTCCGGTCCAACGTCGTCACGGTCTGTTCCGTTCTGAGTTTCATCGTCGGATTCGCGATGCTCGGCGCGATGACCTACCTGCCCGCCTATCTGCAATTCGTGAACGGCGTGACCGCGACCGCCTCCGGCATCCGGACGTTGCCGCTGGTGGTCGGCCTGTTCACCACCTCGATCCTGTCCGGGCAGGTGGTCGGCCGCACCGGCCGATACAAGATCTTCCCGATCATCGGCACCGCCGTGATGGGTGTCGGCCTGTATCTGATGTCGACGATGGGCCGCAGCACCGGCGTGTGGAAGGAATCGCTGTACATGCTGATCCTCGGTCTGGGGATCGGCCTGTCCATGCAGGTGCTCACCATCGTCGTGCAGAACACGGTGCCGTATGCCGATCTGGGCACCGCGACCAGTGCGGTGACCTTCTTCCGGACCCTCGGAAGTACCTTCGGCACAGCCATTTTCGGCACGCTGTACAACAACCGGATCGGCCCGAACCTGCGCGGCGCCCTGGCCGAGGTCCCGCAGGTACCGCCCGCGGCGGCGCAGAATCCCCAACTGCTCCGGCGCCTTCCGGCCGCCGAGGCGATGCCGATCATCGACGCCTACGCTGCCACCATCGACTACGTGTTCCGCTGGGTGCTGCCGGTGATCGTGCTCGGATTCCTGGTGGCGTGGTTCCTGAAACAGGTGCCGCTGCGCGACAGTGCGCGAGCCGAGGCCTCGGACGTCGGGACCGGATTCTCGATGCCGGAATCGCCGGATCGCCTGGTGCTGCTGGAGAACGCGCTCGGCGCACTGCTGCGGAAGGTCCGGACGCACGAGGTGCCCGCCCCCAATCTGCTGTCGCTGGCGGGCAGTTCGCTCAGCCCCGGGCAGGCGTGGGTACTCGGGCAGGTGCGGAAATACAACCGGGTCCGCGGCCACGTCACCCTGGTCGACATCGCCCGTTCGCACCATATGCCCCCGGACGTCCTGCAACCGGCCTTCGGCCGGGCGGTGCACGAGGGCCGCATCGAATTCTTCGGTGACCGAATCGAATTCACGCCCGCCGGGCAGGCGGAGTCCGACCGGCTGCGTGCCGCGCTCCGGGACTGGGTCGGTGGCCAGCTGAAGGATTGGGACTGCCCGGACGCCGACGATCGCGCACTGCTCGATCGGGCGATGGACAATATCGCGGCACGCATGCTCGACGAGGAAGAGGATCAGCTCCGGATTGCCGCATAA
- a CDS encoding oxidoreductase gives MAWKPTDIPDQTGRTFVITGANGGIGKHTTKALAARGATVIMACRNATKAQQVADGIPGDVRVRALDLADLASVRAFADETGDFDVLINNAGLMNIPFSRTADGFETQWGVNHLGHFALTGLLLDRIGDRVVTLASIAHRQTPKLWIDDLNYEQRRYQRNLAYAQAKLSNLMFARELQHRLAEARSPKRSYAVHPGVSATDLFTRTETPVDWVAKPVIALIGHSPKHAAESSLFAATTVDADPDTYWGPTWLFGSRGPVRPSPSSRLSRDRDLQRRLWEESEQRTGVSYKF, from the coding sequence ATGGCGTGGAAGCCCACCGACATCCCGGATCAGACCGGGCGCACCTTCGTCATCACCGGCGCCAACGGCGGCATCGGCAAGCACACCACCAAGGCCCTCGCCGCCAGGGGCGCGACCGTGATCATGGCCTGCCGCAACGCGACCAAGGCGCAGCAGGTGGCCGACGGAATCCCCGGCGACGTCCGGGTGCGGGCACTGGACCTCGCCGACCTCGCCTCGGTCCGCGCCTTCGCGGACGAGACCGGCGACTTCGACGTGCTGATCAACAATGCCGGCCTGATGAACATCCCGTTCTCCCGGACCGCCGACGGCTTCGAAACCCAGTGGGGCGTCAACCATCTCGGCCATTTCGCGCTCACCGGCCTGCTGCTGGACCGGATCGGCGACCGGGTCGTCACGCTGGCCAGCATCGCGCATCGGCAGACCCCGAAGCTCTGGATCGACGATCTGAACTACGAGCAGCGCCGCTACCAGCGCAATCTCGCCTATGCCCAGGCCAAGCTGTCGAATCTGATGTTCGCCCGCGAACTGCAGCATCGGCTCGCGGAGGCGCGGTCGCCGAAGCGCTCGTACGCCGTCCACCCCGGCGTCTCGGCCACCGATCTGTTCACCCGGACCGAGACGCCGGTGGACTGGGTGGCCAAGCCCGTGATCGCGCTGATCGGCCACTCCCCCAAACACGCGGCCGAGTCCAGCCTGTTCGCCGCCACCACGGTCGATGCCGATCCGGATACCTATTGGGGTCCGACCTGGCTGTTCGGGTCCCGCGGCCCGGTCCGGCCCTCGCCGTCGAGCCGGTTGTCGCGCGACCGGGACCTGCAGCGGCGGCTGTGGGAGGAATCCGAGCAACGCACCGGGGTGAGCTACAAGTTCTGA
- a CDS encoding DUF3817 domain-containing protein produces MSADNSTDTTGGRTEVQAPGPVAAGTAAKVKPALLRYRTLAWATGIWLLLLTAEIIAKYGFDVHTPNWIAVVHGWVYFVYLIVTADLAIKVRWPLTRTIGTLLAGTIPLLSFFVEHWNAKQVKQAYSL; encoded by the coding sequence TTGAGCGCCGACAACTCCACCGACACCACCGGCGGCCGCACCGAGGTGCAGGCGCCGGGCCCGGTGGCGGCGGGCACCGCCGCCAAGGTGAAGCCCGCCCTGCTGCGCTACCGCACGCTGGCGTGGGCCACCGGTATCTGGCTGCTGTTGCTCACCGCCGAGATCATCGCCAAGTACGGCTTCGACGTGCACACCCCGAACTGGATCGCCGTGGTGCACGGCTGGGTGTACTTCGTCTATCTGATCGTCACCGCCGACCTGGCCATCAAGGTGCGGTGGCCGCTGACCCGCACCATCGGCACCCTGCTCGCGGGCACCATTCCGCTGCTGTCGTTCTTCGTCGAGCACTGGAATGCCAAGCAGGTCAAGCAGGCTTATTCGCTCTGA
- the rdgB gene encoding RdgB/HAM1 family non-canonical purine NTP pyrophosphatase: MSRRVLVASRNAKKLNELRRILAEAGVEGLEIVGLDEVPPYHEAPETGATFEENALAKARDGAAATGLPCVADDSGISVDALNGMPGVLSARWSGGHGDDAANNALLLAQLKDVPDERRGARFVSACALVVDGREVVMIGEWPGRVAREPAGSGGFGYDPLFVPDGGDVSAAELTPAEKDAASHRGRALRALLPALEALAVS; encoded by the coding sequence GTGAGCCGCCGGGTCCTGGTCGCCAGTCGCAACGCGAAGAAGCTGAACGAACTGCGCCGCATCCTGGCCGAGGCCGGCGTCGAGGGGCTGGAGATCGTCGGCCTGGACGAGGTGCCGCCCTACCACGAGGCCCCGGAGACCGGCGCGACCTTCGAGGAGAATGCCCTGGCCAAGGCCCGTGACGGCGCTGCCGCCACCGGATTGCCTTGTGTCGCAGACGATTCCGGTATCTCGGTGGACGCGCTCAACGGTATGCCGGGGGTGCTGTCGGCCCGCTGGTCCGGCGGCCACGGCGACGACGCCGCCAACAACGCACTGCTGCTGGCCCAGCTGAAGGATGTGCCCGACGAACGCCGCGGCGCCCGCTTCGTCTCCGCCTGCGCGCTGGTGGTCGACGGCCGCGAGGTCGTCATGATCGGCGAATGGCCGGGGCGGGTCGCCCGCGAACCGGCCGGCAGCGGGGGCTTCGGTTACGACCCGCTGTTCGTCCCGGACGGCGGCGACGTCTCGGCCGCCGAGCTCACCCCCGCCGAAAAGGACGCCGCCTCACATCGCGGCCGCGCCCTGCGCGCTCTGCTCCCGGCCTTGGAGGCCCTGGCCGTCTCCTGA
- the rph gene encoding ribonuclease PH, which translates to MSRRADGRADDELREVRITRGFTTHPAGSVLVEFGQTRVMCTASVTDGVPPWRRDSGLGWLTAEYAMLPAATHTRSGRESVKGKVGGRTQEISRLVGRSLRACIDLAAIGENTIAIDCDVLQADGGTRTAAITGAYVALADAVTYLGAAGQLADPQPLSCMIAAVSVGVVDGRVRLDLPYEEDSRAEVDMNVVATDTGTLVEIQGTGEGATFPRSTLDKLLDSALAGCERLFAVQKEALALPYPGALPEKKK; encoded by the coding sequence GTGTCTAGACGAGCCGATGGCAGGGCGGACGACGAGCTCCGCGAGGTCCGGATCACCCGGGGATTCACCACGCATCCCGCCGGGTCGGTGCTGGTGGAGTTCGGGCAGACGCGGGTGATGTGCACCGCGAGCGTCACCGACGGCGTGCCGCCGTGGCGCCGGGACTCCGGATTGGGTTGGCTCACAGCCGAATACGCGATGCTACCGGCGGCCACCCACACCCGCAGCGGCCGGGAGTCGGTGAAGGGCAAGGTCGGTGGCCGCACCCAGGAGATCAGCCGGCTGGTCGGCCGCTCGCTGCGCGCCTGCATCGACCTGGCCGCGATCGGGGAGAACACCATCGCCATCGACTGCGATGTCCTGCAGGCCGACGGCGGTACCCGGACCGCCGCCATCACCGGCGCGTACGTGGCGCTGGCCGACGCCGTCACCTACCTCGGCGCTGCCGGGCAACTCGCCGATCCGCAGCCGCTGTCGTGCATGATCGCCGCGGTCAGCGTCGGCGTGGTCGACGGCCGGGTGCGGCTCGACCTTCCGTACGAGGAGGATTCGCGCGCCGAGGTGGACATGAACGTGGTCGCCACCGACACCGGCACCCTGGTGGAGATCCAGGGCACCGGCGAGGGCGCCACCTTCCCGCGCTCCACCCTCGACAAATTGCTGGATTCCGCGCTGGCCGGCTGCGAGCGACTGTTCGCCGTCCAGAAGGAGGCGCTGGCGCTGCCGTATCCCGGGGCACTGCCGGAGAAGAAGAAGTGA
- a CDS encoding cyclic nucleotide-degrading phosphodiesterase, producing the protein MRLTVLGCSGSVSGPDSPASGYLLTGPGMTPTVIDFGPGVLGALQRFQDPGAVDIFLTHLHADHCLDLPGLLVWRRYHPNPPSGRATLFGPVDSAVRIGNASAEVGGECDDWSDVIDLRTWSEGVTSAFGEGYTVTARRMYHPPESYGLRITGPAGRTLVYTGDTALCPAVFELAAGADVLLSEASWTHDPDNRPPGIHLSGTEAGLIAAEAGVGELLLTHIPPWTSREDVIAEAKAQFSGPVHAVSPGEVIDLA; encoded by the coding sequence ATGCGCCTCACCGTCCTCGGGTGCTCGGGCAGTGTGTCCGGCCCGGATTCTCCCGCGTCGGGTTACCTGCTCACCGGACCGGGAATGACTCCGACGGTGATCGACTTCGGGCCCGGCGTGCTGGGCGCGCTGCAACGGTTCCAGGATCCGGGCGCGGTCGACATCTTCCTCACCCATCTGCACGCCGATCACTGCCTCGATCTGCCCGGCTTGCTGGTATGGCGGCGCTATCACCCGAATCCGCCGAGCGGCCGCGCCACCCTGTTCGGGCCGGTCGATTCCGCGGTGCGCATCGGCAACGCCTCGGCCGAGGTCGGCGGCGAATGCGACGACTGGTCCGACGTGATCGACCTGCGGACCTGGTCCGAGGGCGTGACCTCCGCATTCGGCGAGGGCTACACCGTCACCGCGCGCCGCATGTACCACCCGCCGGAATCCTACGGCCTGCGGATCACCGGCCCGGCCGGTCGTACGCTCGTCTACACCGGCGACACCGCCTTGTGCCCAGCGGTTTTCGAATTGGCCGCCGGTGCGGACGTGCTGCTGTCGGAGGCATCGTGGACGCACGATCCGGACAACCGGCCGCCGGGAATCCACCTGTCCGGCACCGAGGCCGGCCTGATCGCCGCCGAGGCCGGCGTCGGTGAGCTGCTGCTCACCCACATTCCGCCGTGGACCTCCCGCGAGGATGTCATCGCCGAGGCGAAGGCCCAGTTCAGCGGCCCGGTGCACGCGGTGTCCCCGGGCGAGGTCATCGATCTGGCCTGA
- a CDS encoding rhomboid family intramembrane serine protease, with product MTLDNTDRRPGAVARLWQQSIVLTLGFVALLYGIEGIDTATNHELDQGGVRPRTIGGLEGIAFGPLLHANWEHLIGNTVPVLVLGLLTLLTGIGRGLAATAIVWVVGEFGTWLTGADGTIHLGASVLVFGWLTYLISRGLFARNLWQILIGVLVGVFYGSILWGVLPGQPGISWQGHLFGALGGLLAGWVLSGDERRRRRGGSVGPSVSPLGQS from the coding sequence GTGACGCTCGACAACACCGATCGACGTCCCGGCGCAGTGGCTCGGTTGTGGCAGCAGTCGATCGTGCTGACGCTGGGTTTCGTTGCGCTGCTCTACGGTATCGAGGGCATCGACACCGCCACGAACCACGAGCTGGATCAGGGCGGGGTGCGTCCGCGCACGATCGGCGGCCTGGAGGGCATCGCGTTCGGCCCACTGCTGCATGCCAATTGGGAGCACCTGATCGGAAACACCGTGCCGGTGCTCGTACTCGGGCTGCTCACCCTGCTCACCGGCATCGGCCGGGGTCTGGCCGCGACCGCGATCGTCTGGGTGGTCGGCGAATTCGGCACCTGGCTCACCGGCGCCGACGGCACGATCCACCTCGGTGCGTCGGTGCTGGTGTTCGGCTGGCTGACCTATCTCATCTCGCGCGGGCTGTTCGCCCGCAACCTCTGGCAGATCTTGATCGGTGTGCTCGTCGGGGTGTTCTACGGATCCATCCTGTGGGGTGTGCTGCCGGGTCAGCCCGGAATCTCTTGGCAAGGTCATCTTTTCGGCGCCCTGGGTGGATTGCTGGCGGGGTGGGTACTCTCCGGAGATGAACGTCGTCGCCGCCGTGGAGGCTCCGTGGGACCGTCTGTGTCGCCCCTCGGGCAGTCGTAG